In Rattus norvegicus strain BN/NHsdMcwi chromosome 1, GRCr8, whole genome shotgun sequence, a genomic segment contains:
- the Rpl27al3 gene encoding large ribosomal subunit protein uL15-like, with the protein MPSRLRKTRKLRGHVSHSHGRIGKHRKHPGGLGNAGGMHHHRINFDKYHPGYFGKVGIRHYHLKRNQSFCPTVNLDKLWTLVSEQTRVNAAKNKNGVAPIIDVVRSGYYKVLGKGKLPKQPVIVKAKFFSRRAEEKIKGVGGACVLVA; encoded by the coding sequence ATGCCATCCAGACTGAGGAAGACCCGGAAACTCCGGGGCCACGTGAGCCACAGCCATGGTCGCATCGGTAAGCACCGCAAGCACCCAGGAGGCCTCGGGAATGCTggaggcatgcatcaccacaggATCAACTTTGACAAATATCATCCAGGTTACTTCGGCAAAGTTGGCATAAGGCATTACCACTTGAAGAGGAACCAGAGCTTCTGCCCAACTGTCAACCTGGATAAATTATGGACATTGGTCAGCGAGCAGACACGGGTCAATGCAGCAAAAAACAAGAATGGAGTTGCTCCCATCATTGACGTTGTTCGATCAGGCTACTACAAAGTTCTGGGGAAGGGGAAGCTCCCTAAGCAACCTGTCATCGTGAAGGCCAAGTTCTTCAGCAGAAGAGCTGAAGAGAAGATAAAGGGTGTGGGAGGTGCCTGTGTCCTGGTGGCTTAA